A part of Acropora palmata chromosome 6, jaAcrPala1.3, whole genome shotgun sequence genomic DNA contains:
- the LOC141883525 gene encoding putative ammonium transporter 2, with the protein MAMTNNSSVLTELLPTSLSAQDHTGYTVRGDMDGPGDAVWILTSAFIIFTMISGFGLVESGMVSRKNETNIMVKNAVDVIFGGLGFWMFGFGFTFGDSPGVNAFSGFGRFFTDAEESHMGEVFSLYCFQASFATTATTIVSGAVAERMNLKAYIIFAFTNTLTYCFPAHWVWGEKGWLKEMGVVDMGGASPVHLVGGVAGLVATLMLKPRIGRFPSATGSKPWKHNMGCPTNVLLGMFMLWWGWLGFNCGSTFGVSGGKWKLASRSAVCTINASCGGGVFATIYTYTKFKRLDIPFFMAGVLGSLVSITAICGVVRPAESLAIGFIGAAITTFGWQLLNRLKIDDPVGAVSTHAGGSVWAMIAVGLFVEKDSLPQPFSKTYGAFKGGHVKILGVQLLACVSITVWTIFIVFIQLYAIDKCVGLRLTLEEEILGADVCEHGIKAQQSSMDTCLVTALPVSPNRVIPSAIGKQQENSLTVTSDFSSRAAIKVDSEIKLENAVLESYEALTGPKTDGVPKDTKHTTQVSSNEAYTVVVRRKSKDNDSRGVVPTGLARNRWFGAVSPNNASNKKHKSGEESPPLHSSKSTVLITLTPVDDDQAVRLSVSN; encoded by the exons ATGGCAATGACGAACAACTCATCAGTATTAACAGAATTGCTACCGACATCTTTGAGCGCACAGGATCATACCGGATACACAGTCAGAGGTGACATGGATGGCCCAGGGGATGCTGTGTGGATTCTAACCAGTGCTTTCATAATTTTCACAATGATTTCAGGGTTTGGGCTGGTAGAATCCG GCATGGTCTCGAGGAAGAATGAAACCAACATCATGGTAAAGAACGCTGTTGATGTAATATTTGGCGGCTTGGGATTCTGGATGTTTGGTTTCGGTTTTACCTTTGGCGATTCTCCTGGTGTCAATGCCTTTTCTGGTTTTGGAAGGTTTTTCACAGACGCAGAGGAATCGCACATGGGGGAAGTGTTCTCATTGTATTGTTTTCAAGCTTCGTTTGCCACAACTGCAACAACTATCGTGTCTGGAGCAGTTGCTGAAAGAATGAATTTGAAAGCTTACATTATCTTTGCCTTCACAAATACTTTGACCTATTGCTTTCCAGCGCACTGGGTCTGGGGAGAGAAAGGATGGCTTAAAGAAATGGGCGTGGTAGACATGGGAGGGGCCAGTCCGGTGCACCTTGTGGGAGGAGTGGCAGGGCTGGTTGCCACTCTAATGCTAAAGCCTAGGATTGGAAGATTCCCAAGCGCGACTGGGTCTAAACCTTGGAAACATAATATGGGGTGTCCGACAAACGTTCTGCTAG GAATGTTTATGCTTTGGTGGGGTTGGCTCGGGTTCAATTGTGGCAGCACTTTTGGTGTCAGCGGTGGCAAATGGAAACTTGCGTCTCGATCAGCGGTGTGCACCATTAATGCGTCATGTGGTGGTGGAGTATTTGCAACAATTTACACTTACACGAAATTCAAAAG GCTGGACATTCCATTCTTTATGGCTGGGGTCCTTGGTAGTCTGGTCAGCATCACGGCCATTTGTGGCGTTGTGCGGCCTGCAGAGAGCCTTGCCATTGGTTTTATTGGTGCAGCCATTACCACATTTGGTTGGCAATTGCTAAACAGGCTCAAAATAGATGATCCCGTTGGCGCCGTCTCGACGCACGCAGGTGGCTCCGTCTGGGCTATGATCGCTGTTGGGCTGTTCGTGGAAAAAGACAGCCTCCCACAGCCATTTTCTAAAACATATGGTGCCTTCAAAGGTGGACATGTTAAAATACTTGGGGTACAGCTCCTAGCTTGCGTTTCTATAACAGTCTGGACTATTTTCATTGTCTTCATTCAACTTTACGCTATTGATAAATGTGTTGGGTTGAGGTTGACCTTGGAGGAAGAGATCCTTGGGGCTGATGTCTGTGAGCATGGAATCAAAGCACAGCAATCGAGTATGGACACTTGTCTGGTAACAGCTTTACCAGTGTCACCAAACCGAGTGATTCCATCGGCAATAGGCAAACAGCAAGAAAATTCGTTGACAGTTACAAGTGACTTTAGCAGTCGAGCTGCAATCAAGGTAGATTCTGAAATCAAATTGGAAAATGCTGTTCTAGAGAGTTACGAGGCCCTTACTGGGCCAAAAACTGATGGTGTGCCAAAGGACACAAAACATACTACTCAGGTTAGTAGCAATGAAGCATATACCGTTGTTGTGAGAAGAAAATCGAAAGATAACGACAGTCGAGGCGTGGTACCCACTGGTTTAGCCAGGAACAGATGGTTTGGGGCTGTTTCCCCTAACAACGCGAGCAACAAGAAGCATAAAAGCGGGGAAGAAAGTCCTCCACTTCACAGCAGTAAATCAACTGTGTTAATCACCCTGACACCAGTTGATGACGATCAAGCAGTAAGACTGAGTGTTAGTAACTAG